The following coding sequences are from one Paenibacillus sp. JDR-2 window:
- a CDS encoding LysR family transcriptional regulator → MELTYLKTFCEVAKHGSFTRAAEILGYAQSSITTQIQRLEESYGAVLVERFGRSMRLTIAGEALLPYAKEVLRLHEESKEVVSKQSKGTLSIGTIETLAAYYLPPYLQAYRQQYPDISIMLQPGNEPLIIEAVKEGTLDVGIILDPPFSDPELHTQVLREEELVIIASPGHRFSALSEVRAEDLSGEPLILTEDGCTYRAMLLKVLRDGEIDSKPSYEFGNMEAIKQCVVYGLGVALLPRIAAAEEIRKQQLIALPFNHPACRFYTQLIYSKKKWQSKAFLGFVDLIGGGNHQNH, encoded by the coding sequence GTGGAATTAACCTATTTAAAAACCTTCTGCGAAGTCGCGAAGCACGGGAGCTTCACCCGCGCGGCGGAAATTCTGGGCTATGCCCAGTCCAGCATTACGACGCAAATCCAGAGGCTGGAGGAGTCGTACGGCGCCGTATTAGTTGAACGGTTCGGCCGGAGCATGAGGCTGACGATCGCCGGGGAGGCGCTGCTTCCTTACGCGAAGGAAGTGCTCAGGCTCCATGAGGAGTCGAAGGAAGTCGTGTCGAAGCAGTCCAAAGGGACGTTATCCATCGGGACGATTGAGACGCTGGCTGCCTATTATCTGCCACCGTATTTGCAGGCGTACCGCCAGCAGTATCCGGATATCAGCATCATGCTGCAGCCGGGGAATGAGCCTCTTATTATAGAAGCCGTCAAAGAGGGGACGCTGGATGTTGGAATTATCCTCGATCCGCCGTTCTCGGATCCGGAGCTCCATACGCAGGTGTTGAGGGAAGAGGAGCTTGTTATTATCGCGAGTCCCGGGCATCGGTTCTCGGCATTAAGCGAGGTTCGGGCAGAGGATTTATCGGGCGAGCCTCTTATCCTCACAGAGGACGGCTGCACGTATCGGGCAATGCTGCTCAAAGTGCTTAGGGACGGCGAGATTGACAGCAAGCCTTCCTATGAGTTCGGGAACATGGAGGCTATCAAGCAATGCGTGGTGTATGGCCTTGGCGTTGCTTTGCTGCCGCGTATCGCGGCTGCCGAAGAAATTCGTAAGCAGCAGCTGATTGCCTTGCCTTTTAACCACCCGGCTTGCAGGTTTTATACCCAGCTGATTTATTCGAAGAAGAAATGGCAGTCCAAAGCCTTTCTTGGCTTCGTGGATCTAATCGGAGGAGGCAATCATCAGAATCATTGA
- a CDS encoding rhodanese-like domain-containing protein codes for MTNQLFSLVLETPAASPETTHRHYMNKLSVETDVADVYYDMQHGLNDFLLIDARSPKAYAECHIPGAINLPSREMTAETTASFSKEQLIVVYCWSPACNGGTKGAARLSGLGFKVKEMIGGIEYWRKEGNPVEGTHAETAPMVG; via the coding sequence ATGACAAACCAACTCTTTTCGCTCGTTCTTGAAACCCCTGCTGCTTCGCCTGAAACTACGCACCGCCACTATATGAACAAGCTGTCCGTTGAGACGGACGTAGCTGATGTGTACTACGACATGCAGCATGGCCTCAATGATTTTCTGCTGATTGATGCACGCAGTCCAAAAGCGTATGCCGAGTGCCACATTCCTGGTGCGATTAACCTGCCTTCGAGAGAAATGACGGCGGAAACAACGGCATCGTTTTCGAAGGAGCAGCTCATCGTCGTTTATTGCTGGAGCCCGGCATGCAACGGCGGCACCAAAGGCGCGGCGCGCTTGTCCGGCCTAGGCTTCAAGGTAAAAGAGATGATCGGCGGCATCGAGTACTGGCGTAAAGAAGGCAACCCGGTAGAAGGCACGCATGCGGAGACCGCACCGATGGTGGGCTAA